The following proteins come from a genomic window of Leptospira andrefontaineae:
- a CDS encoding carboxyl transferase domain-containing protein, whose amino-acid sequence MIPTRKQEPDSFTQGILSIPEIDSVIRELKILNPGRSEKKEILPERKGILKKVLIANRGEIAKRFFLALREEGIRSVAVVTDPDREQSWYESADEIIYIGSSDKYTNSQTIIAAALLTDANAVYPGYGFLSEDFKFVESLEEASLIYKKNIIFMGPKASVMRKVGNKLDARKLALENGIPLLLGSGPITGGEEIAIQEAERIGYPLMIKLDSGGGGKGMVIVRNPKELAPAIESAVRIGLQSYGNGTFFFEKYVERPAHFEVQIFNSTAVGIRKCAVQRRNQKVVEESGETFLDDRTLLQLLSSAEKIAHISGYSEGCAAGTVEFLLDCETGNFGFLEMNTRLQVEYPVTDQSLGIDLAKWQILFFDGREQEIPYDSVIRRRFSDRNHSIQCRIYAEDPFQNYSPSPGKIKDLELPTFNGVRCDFGFRKGDRVLGDYDPMIGKLITTGTTREEALLRMERALSDLYIRGITTNIEQLIKLVRHDLFRSGEYDNLILSNNEELTKAEKESEEEGAIICSLAESVFISETDLKRSFRDRDLPKLLHSQESEYSLYEFELRSETKIYKTRLFRTSISSYRILLNGKDFGNIGVSLSGELGEEFLVEFEGRTIPVRVDRRPSFHLVRFPDKQGKLRYLRFSILSKDKKNNISNEGILRSPFQGTFVKICNNPQTNETWKEGEIVQEGDPILVISAMKMETVLTASVGGKLDYLLEHGDRNKLVRGMTASGMVLGKGLSEGEILAKIETVQKSETKKELENHNALGESVWEIWPSIETDTKLELPHILKTSGSDLRILLKSWILGTFREQDAAEKIDLIISNFEFAKLSDPENRLWGNFYIELLKFHVLVRRIFSSDPGTKFSHYGEIQRALSEWDTEGYNPPKTTKKLLSNAFHYYGIKPWNPLRRTKSQKDAFIFLVKAYANLREGKELIAKLLEILSIYAPPTPSIDLALNGILYLEEREKESSLEKTVRRILNSRGNRPQKFKGGDATISRKHVFDYVRFLKSPWSSVSEEKPEVLEEKFKKSFSENLPLVPENFDESLTSQIRKKLEYWQTQGSIKRLFSPTPGHFLYFLETPKEKQYILFSTLNANPEAKTSRFDLETTAKIGACILQGSQIFKKLDIFRLEVLVSGFKVKFDPGSNEEDVFNYNNIMESAGSVLRFFLHGLYSQFTMDFLPENTEKTVTLSFFFKDGKLRMDIAHPNDPRFPYCTGTDPKDLTVFQKGKWPLECWVSEVFDIDSAKEITIPGTDGLYRKNPKTGKEEIYNPGAKIFEGKIGGKPALCFFKDSRVAGGATGDLEGRKYIAAAYYAYRKDLPLYIWNDGAGANIKEGMVSLNRAAEGFFMNSLISAGTKASDFRAAIESHSDPILKEVCSETEKRYGSEFRKYNSGDKPNFCFTVAVGTGSSTGLDVYGSSQASLQVLLNEDESYRVLTGSSVIESVTGEKFTNYEIGGAKIMGQATGTVDFVANDKIQLIWIIRRIQDSLLGCKLLPKEKNQRVISENWNVLDENELIHHSESGFFLPVKENYSGSGSLVSGFIRLGEASVLSMGPRTSDGFHSLPCIIKAKESIRIAEKTGASLLLVYGNKWFRSSHLDDYDSLRPRRDFQKSLQNFKGACLHFVKNPEGLRVSELTSSADVWLLLEPNEKSKTSAHKEFSNKKRWATFTSKNESEAYEIIKKFFYLLNHRKIENFSPSKSEIKLPKEITVSYDMKEEIVQKILDENTFLEFGEWDPGSSLITGLGRIQGRTVAIIADQPKGGGSPDAPGTEKFRVFTEFANKHSLPLFMISDAPGFVPGTKQERARIQQIGGESLDVNVLSEIPVVSIVLRQNYGGRQIHAFSGFLRPGIAYYSLAEATLAVMGGNSAFDLFQGAKVSALRKDGNIQEIESIQKEFFESFTKKSRADFDAKNTGVLDGTFGSVSELREVLKTGLEEADLKLSFWRKNKNKYSEGEVYICPQNPEEDWKDLILP is encoded by the coding sequence ATGATACCCACAAGAAAACAAGAACCAGACTCATTTACCCAAGGAATATTAAGTATTCCTGAAATAGATTCAGTTATAAGAGAATTGAAAATTTTAAACCCTGGGCGTTCCGAAAAAAAAGAAATTTTACCGGAAAGAAAAGGAATTCTTAAAAAAGTTCTGATCGCGAATAGGGGCGAAATCGCCAAAAGATTCTTTTTAGCATTGAGAGAAGAAGGGATCCGCTCTGTTGCAGTAGTAACCGATCCTGATAGAGAACAATCCTGGTATGAGTCTGCCGATGAGATTATCTATATAGGAAGTTCCGATAAATATACAAATTCACAGACAATCATAGCTGCCGCATTACTAACCGACGCAAATGCAGTTTATCCCGGATACGGATTTTTATCTGAAGACTTCAAATTTGTAGAATCTTTGGAAGAAGCTTCTCTAATATATAAAAAGAATATAATATTCATGGGCCCGAAAGCTTCCGTAATGAGGAAAGTAGGGAACAAATTGGATGCAAGGAAATTAGCGTTAGAGAACGGGATCCCACTTTTATTAGGAAGTGGACCGATCACGGGTGGAGAAGAGATAGCAATCCAGGAAGCAGAAAGGATCGGTTATCCACTCATGATCAAATTGGATAGCGGTGGCGGTGGAAAAGGAATGGTCATCGTCCGAAATCCAAAAGAGTTAGCTCCCGCAATAGAAAGTGCAGTTAGGATAGGTCTCCAATCTTACGGAAATGGAACCTTCTTCTTTGAAAAATATGTAGAGAGACCTGCTCACTTTGAAGTGCAAATTTTCAACTCCACTGCAGTGGGAATACGAAAATGTGCAGTGCAGAGAAGAAACCAAAAAGTAGTAGAAGAAAGTGGAGAAACTTTTTTAGACGATAGAACCTTATTACAATTATTATCTTCTGCTGAAAAGATCGCTCATATCTCAGGCTACTCGGAAGGATGCGCCGCAGGAACCGTGGAATTCCTACTAGATTGCGAAACAGGCAATTTCGGATTTTTAGAAATGAATACGAGATTGCAGGTAGAATACCCTGTGACCGATCAATCTCTCGGTATCGATCTAGCTAAATGGCAAATTTTATTTTTCGACGGAAGAGAACAAGAGATCCCTTACGACTCAGTCATCAGAAGAAGATTCTCTGACAGAAACCATTCTATCCAATGTAGGATCTATGCAGAAGATCCTTTCCAAAACTACTCACCTTCTCCTGGAAAAATAAAAGATCTGGAGTTACCTACATTCAACGGAGTGCGCTGCGATTTCGGGTTCAGAAAGGGCGATAGAGTATTAGGTGATTACGATCCTATGATCGGAAAATTGATCACCACAGGAACTACAAGAGAAGAAGCACTTCTGAGAATGGAAAGAGCGCTTTCGGACCTATATATCCGCGGCATCACCACAAACATTGAACAATTGATCAAATTAGTAAGACATGATCTTTTTCGTTCAGGAGAATATGATAATTTAATTTTATCTAATAATGAAGAACTTACAAAAGCGGAGAAGGAATCGGAAGAAGAAGGTGCAATTATCTGCTCCCTTGCCGAATCCGTTTTTATTTCAGAAACCGATCTAAAAAGATCTTTTAGAGACAGAGATCTCCCAAAATTACTTCATTCCCAAGAATCCGAATATTCTCTTTATGAATTCGAATTGAGATCTGAAACGAAAATATACAAGACACGTTTATTCCGAACTTCTATTTCGAGCTATAGAATTTTACTAAATGGAAAAGACTTCGGAAACATAGGAGTTTCTTTAAGTGGCGAATTAGGAGAAGAATTTTTAGTAGAATTTGAAGGCAGGACGATTCCCGTCAGAGTAGATCGTAGACCTTCCTTTCATTTAGTAAGATTTCCAGACAAACAAGGAAAACTCAGATATTTACGATTCTCCATTCTATCCAAAGACAAAAAAAACAACATATCCAACGAAGGAATATTACGTTCTCCTTTTCAAGGAACATTCGTAAAGATCTGCAATAACCCTCAAACGAATGAGACATGGAAAGAAGGAGAAATCGTCCAAGAAGGAGATCCAATCCTAGTCATTTCCGCAATGAAGATGGAAACAGTGCTAACTGCATCTGTCGGCGGAAAATTGGATTATCTATTGGAACATGGAGATAGAAACAAATTAGTCCGAGGAATGACAGCTTCCGGAATGGTTCTCGGAAAAGGTCTTAGTGAGGGAGAAATACTTGCAAAAATAGAAACCGTACAAAAATCCGAAACCAAAAAAGAATTAGAAAATCATAATGCTCTTGGAGAATCTGTCTGGGAAATTTGGCCTTCTATAGAAACAGATACAAAATTGGAACTCCCACATATCCTAAAAACTTCAGGTTCAGATCTCAGAATCTTATTGAAGTCTTGGATATTAGGAACCTTCAGAGAACAAGATGCGGCGGAAAAAATAGATTTAATAATTTCAAATTTTGAATTCGCAAAACTTTCCGATCCCGAAAACCGTCTTTGGGGGAACTTCTACATAGAACTTTTGAAATTCCATGTATTAGTGCGTAGAATATTTTCCTCCGATCCAGGCACAAAATTTTCTCATTACGGAGAAATACAAAGAGCACTTTCCGAATGGGATACGGAAGGATACAATCCTCCTAAGACCACGAAAAAACTTTTATCGAATGCATTTCATTATTATGGAATAAAACCTTGGAACCCTCTTAGAAGAACGAAGAGCCAAAAAGATGCATTTATATTTTTAGTAAAAGCATATGCGAATCTGAGAGAAGGAAAAGAGCTCATCGCAAAACTATTGGAAATACTTTCTATTTACGCTCCTCCTACTCCTTCCATTGACCTTGCATTAAATGGTATCTTATACTTAGAAGAAAGAGAGAAGGAAAGTTCGCTCGAAAAAACAGTCAGAAGAATATTAAACTCGAGAGGAAATCGTCCCCAAAAATTCAAAGGGGGAGATGCAACCATTTCCAGAAAACATGTATTCGATTATGTACGTTTTCTAAAATCACCTTGGTCTTCTGTCTCTGAAGAAAAGCCCGAAGTTTTAGAAGAAAAATTCAAAAAATCTTTTTCGGAAAACCTACCTTTAGTACCTGAAAATTTTGATGAATCCTTAACATCTCAAATAAGAAAAAAATTGGAATATTGGCAAACCCAAGGAAGTATTAAAAGATTATTCTCCCCTACTCCTGGACATTTTCTATATTTCCTGGAGACCCCAAAAGAAAAACAATATATACTCTTCTCCACTTTAAACGCTAATCCAGAAGCGAAAACTTCCAGATTCGATTTGGAAACTACTGCTAAAATTGGAGCATGTATTTTACAGGGATCCCAAATATTCAAAAAACTAGATATTTTCAGATTAGAAGTGCTTGTGTCCGGATTTAAAGTCAAATTCGATCCCGGATCCAACGAAGAAGATGTATTCAATTATAATAATATAATGGAATCTGCCGGTTCCGTTCTTCGATTTTTCTTACATGGATTGTATAGCCAATTCACGATGGATTTTCTTCCGGAAAATACGGAGAAAACCGTAACACTTTCCTTCTTCTTTAAAGATGGAAAGCTAAGAATGGATATCGCTCATCCTAACGATCCAAGATTCCCATATTGCACAGGAACAGATCCAAAAGATCTAACAGTTTTCCAAAAAGGAAAATGGCCTTTAGAATGTTGGGTTTCCGAAGTATTCGATATCGATTCCGCAAAAGAAATCACGATTCCTGGAACAGATGGACTTTACAGGAAAAATCCTAAAACAGGAAAGGAAGAGATCTATAATCCTGGAGCAAAAATATTCGAAGGAAAGATCGGCGGAAAACCTGCATTATGTTTTTTTAAAGATTCCAGAGTAGCAGGTGGAGCCACAGGAGATTTAGAAGGAAGAAAATATATAGCAGCCGCGTACTACGCTTATCGCAAAGATCTTCCTTTATACATTTGGAATGACGGAGCAGGAGCAAATATCAAAGAAGGAATGGTTTCTTTGAACAGAGCTGCGGAAGGATTCTTTATGAATTCGCTTATAAGTGCAGGAACCAAAGCTTCCGATTTTAGAGCAGCAATCGAATCACATTCAGATCCTATCTTAAAAGAAGTATGTTCCGAAACCGAAAAAAGATACGGATCAGAATTTAGAAAATACAACTCCGGAGACAAACCTAATTTTTGTTTTACTGTAGCAGTCGGAACTGGCTCATCTACTGGATTGGATGTTTATGGTTCTTCTCAAGCATCTTTACAAGTTCTCTTAAATGAAGATGAGTCTTATCGAGTCTTAACAGGATCTTCCGTAATTGAATCAGTAACGGGAGAAAAGTTTACCAATTACGAGATCGGCGGCGCTAAAATTATGGGGCAGGCCACAGGTACCGTCGACTTTGTTGCCAATGATAAGATCCAACTCATTTGGATCATCAGAAGGATCCAAGACTCTTTGTTAGGATGTAAACTTCTTCCAAAGGAAAAAAATCAAAGAGTCATATCAGAAAATTGGAATGTTTTAGATGAGAACGAACTCATCCATCATTCTGAGAGTGGGTTTTTCCTGCCTGTTAAAGAAAACTATTCGGGTTCAGGGTCCTTAGTTTCCGGATTCATACGATTGGGAGAGGCTTCCGTGCTTTCTATGGGACCGAGAACCAGCGATGGATTTCATTCTCTTCCATGTATTATAAAAGCAAAAGAATCCATTCGGATAGCGGAAAAAACTGGAGCAAGTTTACTTTTAGTCTACGGAAATAAATGGTTCAGAAGTTCTCATTTGGATGATTATGATTCTCTTAGACCAAGAAGAGATTTTCAAAAATCATTACAAAACTTTAAGGGAGCCTGTTTACATTTTGTAAAAAATCCAGAAGGACTTAGGGTTTCTGAACTTACTTCTAGTGCGGATGTTTGGCTGCTCTTAGAACCAAATGAAAAAAGTAAAACATCTGCTCATAAAGAATTTTCTAATAAAAAAAGGTGGGCCACATTCACTTCTAAAAACGAATCGGAAGCCTACGAGATCATTAAGAAATTCTTCTATTTATTAAATCATAGAAAGATCGAAAATTTTTCTCCAAGCAAAAGTGAGATCAAACTTCCAAAAGAAATTACGGTTTCTTATGATATGAAAGAAGAGATCGTTCAGAAAATTTTGGACGAGAATACTTTCTTAGAATTCGGGGAATGGGACCCAGGTTCCAGTTTGATCACAGGACTTGGAAGGATACAGGGAAGAACAGTCGCGATCATTGCAGACCAACCAAAAGGAGGAGGCTCTCCTGACGCACCGGGTACCGAAAAATTCAGAGTATTCACAGAGTTTGCAAACAAACATTCCTTACCTTTATTCATGATTTCTGATGCTCCTGGTTTCGTCCCTGGAACAAAACAAGAAAGGGCAAGGATACAACAAATCGGTGGAGAATCTCTGGATGTAAACGTTCTCTCTGAAATTCCAGTCGTTTCTATCGTATTAAGGCAAAATTACGGAGGAAGACAAATCCATGCATTCAGCGGATTTTTAAGACCAGGGATCGCATACTATTCTTTAGCAGAAGCAACTCTTGCAGTAATGGGAGGAAATTCCGCATTCGATCTGTTCCAAGGAGCAAAAGTTTCCGCACTCAGAAAAGATGGAAATATTCAAGAAATTGAATCTATTCAAAAAGAATTTTTCGAATCTTTCACTAAAAAATCCAGAGCCGACTTTGATGCAAAGAATACTGGAGTATTAGACGGAACCTTCGGATCTGTTTCCGAATTACGAGAAGTCCTAAAAACAGGTTTGGAAGAAGCAGATCTCAAACTTTCTTTTTGGAGAAAAAATAAAAACAAATACTCCGAAGGCGAAGTTTATATCTGCCCTCAAAATCCAGAGGAAGACTGGAAGGATTTGATCCTTCCATAG
- a CDS encoding holo-ACP synthase: MKLESQTLPNFASVTNPYASVGVDLTYIPEFKESLQDKATFFFKITFTDWERKKGQTKPENQRASFFAGRYAAKEALIKALDGYRLFQKPDLNVNYSEIEIRNDDYGRPYFRFYGNFEIYLNNLKPNSIRLSISHTGDYAFSEVLLIF, from the coding sequence ATGAAACTAGAATCACAAACTCTTCCTAATTTTGCATCCGTTACCAATCCTTATGCATCCGTAGGAGTAGATCTCACTTATATTCCTGAGTTCAAGGAAAGTTTACAGGATAAGGCTACCTTCTTCTTTAAAATTACTTTTACAGATTGGGAAAGAAAGAAGGGACAAACAAAACCTGAAAATCAAAGAGCAAGTTTTTTTGCGGGAAGATACGCTGCGAAAGAAGCGTTGATCAAGGCATTGGATGGATATCGTTTATTCCAAAAACCCGATCTAAACGTAAACTATTCAGAGATAGAGATACGTAATGACGATTATGGTCGTCCCTATTTTCGTTTTTACGGGAATTTTGAAATCTATCTCAACAATTTAAAACCGAATTCGATCCGGTTGAGCATCAGCCATACAGGGGATTATGCATTTTCCGAAGTCCTCCTGATATTTTAG